CACCACAGTGACCTTCTTGCCGTTCTGGGCGGCGTTCACCAGAGCATTGATGACGCTCGAGCGTTTCGCCAGACGATAGGCGGTGATTTTGATCGACTGGACATCGGGATCGATGGCCGCTTCCCGCAACAGATCGATGAAACTGCCGAAGGAATGATAGGGGTGATGAAGCAGCACATCCTTTTCCCGCAAAACCGCCAGATGGCTTTTTCGTGAGGGCAGGTCCGGGTGAACCATGGGCTGGAAGGGCGGATAGTAGTGCTCGGCCCGGCCGATGTTGGGCAGCTTCATCAAGTCCTTGAAATTGAGGTAGCGCGCTCCCGGAATCAGGGTGTCGTTGCTTGCCATCTGCATCCGCTCGGTCAGCAGCTTGAGCATTTTGCGTGGCATCTTGCGATCGAAGGTGAGCCGGACCGGCGCTCCCTCCTTGCGCCGCCGCAGACTGTCCTCGAGCTGCTGGGTATAGCTTTTGTCCAACTCGTCGTCGAGGTCGAGTTCGGCGTCCCGGTTGATTTTGAAGGAATAGGCTTCGAACCGGTCATAATCGAAGCCGGCGAACAGGTCCGGCAGGCAGAGGCGGATGACGTCGTCCAGGAGAATCAGCTTTTTGCTGCGGCCCTGTTCCAGCAGCTGCAGGAAGCGGGCACAATGGTTCGACGGAATCCGCAGCAGGGCATGGTCGAGTTTCTTCTGGCCGGGGCGATGCATCGCCACCGCCAGGTAGATGGCATGGTCGGGCAGGCGGGGGAAGGGCCCCTTGCTTTTCAGGAGAATGGGTATCAGGAAGGGCCGAACCTGACGGTGGAAAGTATCTGCGATGAACGCCCGCTGTTCATCATTCAGCTCGGTGCCATCACTGAAATAAATTTCTTCGTGACGGAGTTCTCTCTCGATTTCGGCATACAGGCTTTCGAACCATTTCTGCTGTTTCAGGATCTTCTCCTGGACATCCTCGAGAATCTGCGCCGGATCATTGTGAATCAGCCTTTCGGCCCTTGCGCCGAGCAGGGTCAGCCTCTTCAGGGTCGCCACCCGCACCCGGAAAAATTCATCCCGATTCGACGAATAGATGCCGAGGAATTTCAATCGCTCCAGGAGCGGAACCCGCGGATCTGCCGCCTCCTGCAGTACACGCTCGTTGAAAGCCAGCCAGCTGACCTCCTTGCTGATATACGCGTTTTCCATGATGTTTGCCTTCCCTTCGAGTCCTGATTATCCAGGGGCCCGAAGCTAACAGAGAAATGTTAGGACTGTGTTAAGCAGGAGGCTTGAGAGCTATTTTAATGCAGAGAAGGCACTTTCTGGAGGTCACAAACAATTAATTCATCTTTAACTCGCGGCTAACAGAAGAACGTTAAAAGCCTGGCAACATCAAATCGAGGCCGACCCGGGCCTTCAGCCAAGGATGA
The genomic region above belongs to Syntrophotaleaceae bacterium and contains:
- the ppk1 gene encoding polyphosphate kinase 1, producing the protein MENAYISKEVSWLAFNERVLQEAADPRVPLLERLKFLGIYSSNRDEFFRVRVATLKRLTLLGARAERLIHNDPAQILEDVQEKILKQQKWFESLYAEIERELRHEEIYFSDGTELNDEQRAFIADTFHRQVRPFLIPILLKSKGPFPRLPDHAIYLAVAMHRPGQKKLDHALLRIPSNHCARFLQLLEQGRSKKLILLDDVIRLCLPDLFAGFDYDRFEAYSFKINRDAELDLDDELDKSYTQQLEDSLRRRKEGAPVRLTFDRKMPRKMLKLLTERMQMASNDTLIPGARYLNFKDLMKLPNIGRAEHYYPPFQPMVHPDLPSRKSHLAVLREKDVLLHHPYHSFGSFIDLLREAAIDPDVQSIKITAYRLAKRSSVINALVNAAQNGKKVTVVMELQARFDEEANLRWSEMLSDEGVRVVHGVHGLKVHGKLCLISRKEQGKKRHYACVGTGNFNEDTASLYTDHLLMTTDKRVTAEVARVFDFIDNHYQIPYFRHLIVAPFHLRGRTHRLIQNEIKAAREGRPAWIKVKINNLSDFDTVRLLNRAARAGVRIQLIVRSMFSLVPDQPSLMGNIEAISIVDRFLEHSRFFIFCNNGDPRYYISSGDWLPRNFDRRIEVACPIYDARLRQELSRYFEIQWQDNVKARVWNGNLDNHFRPAQKPVVQAQLALTEYLQGAAGEVSQPPETVYAK